Proteins encoded by one window of Mesorhizobium sp. INR15:
- a CDS encoding NADH-quinone oxidoreductase subunit A, which translates to MNALLSSYLPIVLFIGVALVVGLALLAAPFLVAYRNPDPEKLSAYECGFNSFDDARMKFDIRFYLVSILFIIFDLEVAFLFPWAVSFSKIGMLGFWSMMVFLAVLTIGFAYEWKKGALEWD; encoded by the coding sequence ATGAACGCACTTCTAAGTTCGTACCTGCCCATCGTCCTGTTCATCGGCGTGGCGCTGGTAGTCGGCCTGGCGCTGCTGGCCGCACCCTTCCTGGTGGCCTACCGCAATCCCGATCCTGAAAAGCTTTCCGCTTACGAGTGCGGTTTCAACTCGTTCGACGACGCCCGCATGAAATTCGACATCCGCTTCTACCTGGTATCGATCCTGTTCATCATCTTCGATCTGGAAGTAGCCTTCCTGTTTCCGTGGGCAGTGTCGTTCTCGAAAATCGGCATGCTCGGCTTCTGGTCGATGATGGTGTTTTTGGCGGTGCTGACCATCGGCTTTGCCTATGAATGGAAAAAAGGAGCGCTGGAATGGGATTGA
- a CDS encoding precorrin-8X methylmutase, which produces MAAYDYIHDGNAIYERSFAIIRAEADLSRFSEAEADVAIRMIHACGQVEATRHFVFSPDFVATARAALSAGAPIFCDAEMVSHGVTRARLPAGNEVICTLRDPRTHEIAKEIGNTRSAAAIDLWGERMAGSVVAIGNAPTALFYLLEKLRDGAPKPAAIIGMPVGFVGAAESKDALAENSYGVPYAIVRGRLGGSAMTAAALNALARPGL; this is translated from the coding sequence ATGGCCGCCTACGACTACATCCATGACGGCAACGCGATCTACGAGCGCTCCTTCGCCATCATCCGCGCCGAAGCCGACCTGTCCCGGTTTTCCGAGGCCGAGGCCGATGTCGCCATCCGCATGATTCATGCTTGCGGCCAGGTCGAGGCTACCAGGCACTTTGTCTTCTCGCCGGATTTTGTCGCCACCGCACGCGCGGCACTTTCAGCCGGCGCACCGATTTTCTGCGATGCGGAAATGGTTTCGCACGGCGTTACCCGTGCCCGGCTGCCCGCCGGCAACGAGGTGATCTGCACGTTGCGCGACCCGCGAACCCATGAGATCGCCAAGGAAATCGGCAACACCCGCTCGGCTGCCGCGATCGACCTGTGGGGCGAGCGCATGGCCGGTTCGGTGGTCGCCATCGGCAACGCGCCAACGGCACTTTTCTACCTGCTGGAAAAATTGCGCGACGGCGCGCCGAAGCCGGCGGCCATCATCGGCATGCCGGTCGGCTTTGTCGGCGCCGCCGAATCGAAGGATGCGCTGGCCGAGAATTCCTACGGCGTGCCCTACGCCATCGTGCGCGGACGGCTCGGCGGCAGTGCCATGACCGCCGCAGCGCTCAACGCCCTGGCAAGGCCGGGCCTGTGA
- the cobG gene encoding precorrin-3B synthase: MNAFSRRGACPALSAPMQTGDGLLVRLNPVAGGPSSGGRSSGGLPPKLLIGLGESALRHGNGIMEVTARGSLQIRGLTSESARLLATEVDTLGIAVRIGVPVETGPLAGIDPQEIADPHPLAERIQAAVDEAGLTQRLGPKVSVVVDGGGQLTMDAITADVRLKAVRTEGGIQWQLSVAGDGQIARPLVVIEEDIARDIAVAALRMVAEKGREAHARDLSERQLASLAGWHSFAPPSVLPDISPARGEIGSSIDGAYVAVLAVSEGRDGKPISPPVGEMSGRTEGGAKDRRPIGIFDLTAAGFALGIGLPYGSIPAEKLIDLTQTALTLGTTEIRLAPGRALLFLGQAAAANQSLQHAAATLGFVTDPADPRTRIAACPGTPACASGQIATRDIADAIASGNADVLDPSVTLHISGCAKGCAHPGKAALTLVGGENGAGLVVNATAKALPDSYRPGYDAARGIARVAARLRRERFSGETTAACLARLGAAGITETYRQE, encoded by the coding sequence ATGAACGCCTTCTCGCGCCGTGGCGCTTGCCCGGCTTTGTCGGCGCCGATGCAGACCGGCGACGGGCTTCTTGTCCGGCTCAATCCGGTTGCTGGAGGCCCATCTTCTGGAGGCCGATCTTCTGGAGGATTGCCGCCAAAGCTGTTGATCGGACTCGGTGAATCCGCGCTGCGGCATGGGAACGGCATCATGGAAGTCACCGCGCGCGGCAGCCTGCAGATACGCGGCCTGACCTCGGAGAGCGCACGGCTGCTTGCAACGGAAGTCGACACACTCGGCATCGCGGTGCGCATTGGCGTACCAGTCGAGACCGGACCGCTGGCCGGCATCGACCCACAAGAGATCGCCGACCCGCACCCGCTGGCCGAGCGAATCCAGGCAGCGGTTGACGAAGCCGGTTTGACGCAGCGGCTGGGGCCGAAGGTGTCGGTGGTCGTCGATGGCGGCGGGCAGCTGACGATGGATGCGATAACGGCTGATGTCAGGCTGAAGGCTGTGCGGACGGAGGGTGGGATTCAGTGGCAGCTGTCTGTCGCTGGCGATGGACAGATTGCGAGGCCACTCGTTGTGATCGAGGAAGATATCGCCCGCGATATCGCGGTCGCTGCTTTGAGAATGGTCGCCGAAAAAGGCCGCGAAGCCCACGCAAGGGATTTGTCGGAGAGGCAGCTAGCGTCCCTCGCAGGCTGGCATTCCTTCGCGCCCCCCTCTGTCCTGCCGGACATCTCCCCCGCTAGGGGGGAGATCGGCAGCTCCATTGACGGCGCATACGTAGCAGTGTTGGCGGTTAGCGAAGGCCGCGATGGAAAGCCAATATCCCCACCTGTGGGGGAGATGTCCGGCAGGACAGAGGGGGGCGCGAAGGATCGCCGGCCTATTGGCATTTTCGACCTGACCGCAGCCGGCTTCGCCCTGGGCATCGGCCTTCCCTACGGCAGCATCCCGGCGGAAAAACTCATCGACCTCACCCAAACCGCCCTCACCCTCGGCACAACCGAAATTCGCCTCGCGCCTGGGCGCGCCCTGCTTTTCCTCGGTCAGGCGGCAGCCGCCAACCAGTCCCTTCAGCACGCTGCCGCCACCCTCGGCTTCGTCACCGACCCCGCCGACCCGCGCACACGCATCGCCGCCTGCCCTGGTACACCGGCCTGCGCCTCGGGCCAGATCGCCACGCGCGACATCGCCGACGCAATCGCCTCGGGAAACGCCGACGTGCTCGATCCCTCCGTCACCTTGCACATTTCTGGCTGTGCCAAGGGCTGCGCCCACCCCGGCAAAGCAGCACTGACGTTGGTCGGGGGCGAAAATGGAGCCGGACTTGTCGTGAACGCGACGGCAAAGGCTCTTCCTGACAGCTACAGGCCGGGCTATGACGCCGCGCGCGGCATTGCCCGCGTCGCGGCCAGACTCCGCCGCGAACGATTTTCAGGTGAAACCACCGCCGCCTGCCTGGCAAGACTTGGCGCGGCCGGCATCACCGAGACATACCGACAGGAATGA
- the cobW gene encoding cobalamin biosynthesis protein CobW, with translation MTASVSRVPCTVVTGFLGAGKTTLVRHLLENAGGKRIAIIVNEFGDIGIDGEILKGCGIDTCPEENIVELANGCICCTVADDFVPALDQILALTPKVDHILIETSGLALPKPLVQAFQWPTVKSRVTVDGVIAVVDGPALAEGRVANDMDALQAQRAQDETLDHDDPVEEVFEDQIACADLIILSKSDLMDAAGSARANAIINEHSARAVKIVPTSHGKVDPSVLLGLGLAVEDDIENRKSHHDGAFDHEHDDFDTFIVDIPSIANPDDLAKRVATAAEQENVLRVKGFVEVGGKPMRLLLQAVGPRVNHYYDRAWTAQDDRRSRLVVIGLKGLNRPAIERILAG, from the coding sequence ATGACCGCCTCCGTTTCCCGTGTTCCCTGTACCGTTGTCACCGGCTTCCTCGGCGCCGGCAAGACGACGCTTGTGCGCCATCTCCTGGAAAACGCTGGCGGCAAGCGTATTGCGATCATTGTGAACGAGTTCGGCGACATCGGCATCGATGGCGAAATCCTCAAGGGTTGCGGCATCGACACCTGCCCTGAGGAAAATATCGTCGAACTGGCCAATGGCTGCATCTGCTGCACCGTCGCCGATGATTTCGTGCCGGCGCTCGACCAGATCCTGGCGCTGACGCCGAAAGTCGACCATATCCTGATCGAGACGTCCGGCCTGGCACTGCCCAAGCCGCTGGTCCAGGCTTTCCAATGGCCGACGGTGAAGAGCCGCGTTACGGTCGACGGCGTGATCGCCGTGGTCGATGGGCCGGCACTTGCCGAGGGCCGCGTCGCCAACGACATGGATGCCTTGCAGGCGCAGCGCGCGCAGGACGAGACGCTCGACCATGACGACCCGGTCGAGGAAGTGTTCGAGGACCAGATCGCCTGCGCCGACCTGATCATCCTTTCGAAGAGCGACCTGATGGACGCGGCCGGTTCGGCGCGCGCCAATGCCATCATCAACGAGCATTCCGCCCGTGCCGTGAAGATCGTGCCGACCTCGCATGGCAAGGTCGATCCTTCCGTGCTGCTGGGGCTCGGTCTCGCGGTCGAGGACGACATCGAGAACCGCAAGTCGCATCATGACGGTGCATTCGACCACGAGCACGACGACTTCGATACGTTCATCGTCGACATTCCCTCGATCGCCAATCCGGACGATCTGGCAAAGCGCGTCGCCACCGCCGCCGAACAGGAAAACGTACTGCGGGTGAAGGGCTTCGTCGAAGTCGGCGGCAAGCCGATGCGGCTTCTGCTGCAGGCGGTCGGACCGCGCGTCAATCATTACTACGACCGCGCCTGGACGGCCCAGGACGACCGCCGCTCGCGCCTTGTCGTCATTGGCCTGAAGGGGCTGAACCGGCCGGCCATCGAGCGTATACTCGCCGGCTGA
- a CDS encoding winged helix-turn-helix domain-containing protein, which produces MKEKISLPMARRIALAAQGFLDPRPSATPDRRHFARVLSRTGLLQIDSVSAVVRAHYMPLYSRLGPYPLTLLDNAAVTRKRTVFEYWAHEASFLPVETYPLMRWRMERAERGEEMYLGLAKWGREHAAYVEEIYRAVVDRGPIAASALEGQKGSGGWWGWSHAKHAFEWLFWAGRITTASRRGFERFYDLPERVLPQAIIDLPVPSAKDAHRELLNISARAHGVATASDLRDYFRLSPADMKGRIEELVETGELLPVRVEGWDKPAYLHKDARLPRKIEARALLAPFDPVVFERTRAEKLFDFRYRIEIYTPAEKRQYGYYVLPFLLGDRIVARVDLKADRPNSVLRVHAAYAEPCAPAETAAELFEELKQMQGWLGLERMEVTPAGDLGPALADIAMS; this is translated from the coding sequence ATGAAGGAAAAGATCTCACTGCCGATGGCCCGGCGCATCGCGCTTGCCGCTCAGGGCTTTCTCGATCCCCGGCCGAGCGCCACTCCTGATCGCCGCCACTTTGCCCGCGTGCTCTCCCGCACAGGGCTGCTGCAGATCGATTCCGTCAGCGCCGTGGTACGCGCTCATTATATGCCGCTCTATTCACGCCTTGGCCCCTACCCGCTCACCCTGCTCGACAATGCTGCCGTCACACGCAAGCGCACGGTCTTCGAGTACTGGGCTCATGAGGCGTCCTTCCTGCCGGTCGAAACCTATCCGCTGATGCGCTGGCGCATGGAGCGGGCCGAGCGTGGCGAAGAAATGTATCTGGGCCTCGCCAAATGGGGACGTGAACACGCGGCCTATGTCGAAGAGATCTATCGCGCCGTCGTCGACCGCGGCCCGATCGCAGCTTCAGCGCTCGAAGGCCAGAAAGGCTCCGGCGGCTGGTGGGGCTGGAGCCACGCCAAGCACGCCTTCGAATGGCTGTTCTGGGCGGGCCGGATCACCACGGCATCGCGTCGCGGCTTCGAACGCTTCTACGATCTGCCCGAGCGCGTGCTGCCACAAGCGATCATCGACCTGCCGGTGCCCTCCGCCAAGGACGCGCACCGCGAGCTGCTCAATATATCGGCCCGCGCCCACGGCGTGGCGACAGCCAGCGACCTGCGCGATTATTTCCGCCTGTCGCCGGCCGATATGAAGGGCCGTATCGAGGAACTGGTCGAGACCGGCGAACTGCTGCCGGTGCGCGTCGAGGGCTGGGATAAGCCGGCTTACCTTCACAAGGACGCCCGCCTGCCTCGAAAAATCGAGGCGCGCGCCTTGCTGGCGCCGTTCGATCCGGTGGTGTTCGAGCGGACACGCGCGGAAAAGCTGTTCGACTTCCGCTATCGCATCGAAATCTACACACCCGCCGAAAAACGCCAGTACGGCTATTATGTTCTGCCGTTCCTGCTTGGCGACCGGATTGTCGCCCGCGTCGATCTCAAGGCCGACCGGCCAAACAGCGTTCTGCGCGTCCATGCCGCCTACGCCGAGCCCTGCGCGCCCGCCGAGACTGCCGCCGAGCTCTTCGAGGAGTTGAAGCAGATGCAGGGATGGCTTGGCCTTGAGCGCATGGAAGTGACGCCTGCCGGCGATTTGGGCCCGGCGCTGGCCGACATCGCCATGTCGTAG
- a CDS encoding NADH-quinone oxidoreductase subunit B family protein produces MGLNDSSGTLVAPKPKGIIDPNTGRPVGSDDPFFLEINNELADKGFLVTSTEALVTWARSGSLMFMTFGLACCAVEMIHTSMPRYDSERFGVAPRASPRQSDIMIVAGTLTNKMAPALRKVYDQMPEPRYVISMGSCANGGGYYHYSYSVVRGCDRIVPVDIYVPGCPPSAEALLYGILLLQKKIRRTGTIER; encoded by the coding sequence ATGGGATTGAACGACAGTTCCGGCACACTCGTCGCGCCGAAGCCCAAGGGTATCATTGACCCCAACACCGGCAGGCCGGTGGGGTCCGACGATCCGTTCTTCCTCGAAATCAACAATGAGCTGGCTGACAAGGGCTTTCTCGTCACATCGACCGAGGCGCTGGTCACCTGGGCGCGCAGCGGCTCGCTGATGTTCATGACCTTTGGCCTGGCATGCTGCGCCGTCGAGATGATCCACACCTCGATGCCGCGCTATGACTCGGAGCGGTTTGGTGTCGCGCCGCGCGCGTCACCACGCCAGTCCGACATCATGATTGTCGCCGGCACGCTGACCAACAAGATGGCGCCGGCACTGCGCAAGGTCTACGACCAGATGCCCGAGCCACGCTACGTCATCTCGATGGGCTCCTGCGCCAATGGCGGCGGCTACTATCACTATTCCTATTCGGTGGTGCGCGGCTGCGATCGCATCGTGCCGGTCGATATCTATGTGCCCGGCTGTCCGCCGAGCGCTGAAGCGCTGCTCTATGGCATTCTTCTGCTGCAGAAGAAAATCCGCCGTACCGGCACGATCGAGCGGTGA
- the cobN gene encoding cobaltochelatase subunit CobN gives MHILTTTSASLDDLAEPVDLRQTPADVVALSFTDSDLAGLAAAWKADASRLPTMRLAALRDLRHPMSVDLWIDSVARHAKVILVRILGGYDWWRYGCDQLASTARERGIKLALLPGECRDEDFRLIEASTLPRAELDGLLDYFREGGPANMTALVHRLAGLAGSDVAITEPVAVPKAGYYEPGRGVVPLPLEGRVRPQAGGGVAREVRRLQEAPHPAAPTPPGPAGHPPLKGEGYAAPIIPILFYRSMLLAADVAPIDALYEALRQRGMTPLPIFVSSLKDPTSLAFVETALAKLKPAAIITATAFASGAEPGIETLFDRAGVPVFQVIVATTRRDIWQNNQRGLAPADLAMHVVLPELDGRILAGAISFKGETDIDPALGHRALANRPEPDRVAQVANRVEAFIRLQQTAHAERKLAILIPDYPSAPGRTGYAVGLDVPSSVLAMLHDLREQGYAIEGIPQSPRELLDLLELGEQGLGLDDYLDLSAALPADALAAVEAAWGKAEDETGLREAPPSARFPFRAATFGNVTVALAPDRGRSADRRADYHDPTLPPRHALLAFGLWLQKSLGVHALIHVGAHGTLEWLPGKTVALSQNCFPEIVTGPLPVIYPFIVSNPGEAAQAKRRIAAVTLGHLPPPLAGAGLDEEQHRLERLVDEYAQADGLDRRRRDRLAKLIVESAQKTGLAAEAGVAKTDAPDEALRRIDAWLCDLKDFAIKDGLHIYGRSPGDEPDTIRRQSAEAEKTALLAALDGRHIKAGPAGAPARGRSDVLPTGRNLFTSDPRTMPTPTAYDLGRAAAEEVVRAYMQSHGDWPRSLVIDLWGSASLRTGGEEIAQGLALMGCRPQWDAATGRITGIEVLPPAALGRPRVDVTWRISGLFRDMFPTQIALIDAAANAVAARDEDASENPLAARTRTDGKISPRIFGTSPGTYGAGVEDLLSSGDWAAREEIGRAYLDATSHAYGGAEGEGISAPGAFETRIAEADLLVHTGDDPGRDILEGSADVAFIGGFSAALAALGRNADVIVLDTTDPQQPKPRSVGEAVSRVVRARAVNARFISGQMRHGPRGASEFAETVDRLVGFAETTHAISGALIEAVHDAYLGDPLVRAFILRENPAAAKVIAERFLSARRRGLWHPLRNSIDDDLTALIAEAQALGVAA, from the coding sequence ATGCATATCCTCACCACCACCTCCGCCTCGCTCGACGATCTCGCCGAGCCGGTCGATCTGCGGCAGACGCCGGCGGATGTGGTGGCGCTGTCCTTTACCGACAGTGATCTCGCCGGACTGGCGGCAGCGTGGAAGGCCGACGCCAGCCGATTGCCCACCATGCGGCTGGCGGCGCTGCGCGACCTGCGCCATCCCATGTCCGTCGACCTCTGGATCGACAGCGTCGCCCGTCACGCCAAGGTCATCCTAGTCCGCATCCTCGGCGGCTACGATTGGTGGCGCTACGGCTGCGACCAGCTTGCCTCGACCGCCAGGGAACGCGGCATAAAGCTGGCGCTGCTGCCCGGTGAATGCCGCGACGAGGATTTCAGGCTGATCGAAGCCTCGACGCTGCCGCGCGCGGAACTCGACGGCCTGCTCGACTATTTCCGCGAAGGCGGCCCGGCGAACATGACGGCGCTGGTGCATCGGCTGGCAGGGCTTGCCGGGTCGGATGTGGCAATTACCGAGCCCGTCGCGGTGCCGAAAGCAGGCTACTACGAACCCGGTCGTGGCGTCGTCCCCCTCCCCCTCGAGGGGAGGGTCCGGCCGCAGGCCGGGGGTGGGGTCGCTCGTGAAGTGCGCCGACTTCAAGAAGCGCCGCATCCAGCCGCACCGACGCCACCCGGCCCTGCGGGCCACCCTCCCCTCAAGGGGGAGGGATACGCCGCGCCCATCATCCCAATTCTCTTCTATCGCTCGATGCTGCTTGCCGCCGATGTCGCCCCGATTGATGCGCTTTATGAGGCATTGCGGCAGCGCGGCATGACCCCGCTCCCCATCTTCGTCTCCAGCCTCAAGGACCCGACATCCCTCGCCTTTGTCGAAACCGCACTTGCCAAGCTGAAACCCGCCGCCATCATCACAGCGACCGCGTTTGCTTCCGGCGCGGAACCCGGCATTGAAACGCTGTTTGACCGCGCCGGCGTGCCGGTCTTCCAGGTCATCGTGGCGACGACCCGCCGCGACATCTGGCAAAACAATCAGCGCGGCCTGGCGCCCGCTGACCTTGCCATGCATGTCGTGCTTCCCGAATTGGATGGCCGCATCCTCGCAGGCGCCATTTCCTTCAAGGGCGAAACCGATATCGATCCAGCGCTTGGCCATCGCGCACTGGCCAACCGGCCCGAGCCTGATCGCGTCGCGCAAGTGGCAAACCGCGTTGAAGCCTTCATCCGGCTGCAACAGACGGCACATGCCGAGCGCAAGCTCGCCATCCTGATCCCCGATTATCCGAGCGCGCCCGGCCGCACCGGCTACGCCGTCGGCCTCGACGTGCCTTCCAGCGTGCTGGCCATGCTGCATGACTTGAGGGAGCAGGGCTACGCCATTGAGGGGATTCCGCAATCGCCGCGCGAGCTGCTGGATTTGCTTGAGCTTGGCGAACAGGGCTTGGGGCTGGATGATTATCTCGACCTTTCAGCCGCCCTGCCAGCGGACGCACTTGCTGCGGTAGAGGCGGCTTGGGGAAAGGCGGAAGATGAAACGGGTTTGCGCGAGGCGCCCCCCTCGGCAAGATTCCCCTTTCGCGCCGCCACCTTCGGCAACGTCACCGTCGCCCTCGCCCCGGATCGTGGCCGCTCCGCCGACCGCCGCGCCGATTACCACGACCCCACACTCCCGCCGCGCCATGCCTTGCTCGCCTTTGGCCTCTGGCTCCAGAAATCGCTCGGCGTCCACGCCCTCATCCATGTCGGCGCGCATGGCACGCTGGAGTGGCTTCCGGGCAAGACGGTCGCGCTGTCGCAGAACTGCTTCCCCGAGATCGTCACCGGCCCCTTGCCCGTCATCTATCCCTTCATCGTCTCCAATCCCGGTGAGGCGGCACAGGCCAAGCGGCGCATCGCCGCCGTCACGCTCGGCCACTTGCCGCCACCGCTGGCCGGCGCCGGACTCGATGAAGAACAGCACAGGCTGGAGCGCCTGGTCGATGAATATGCCCAGGCCGACGGCCTCGACCGCCGCCGCCGCGACCGGCTGGCAAAGCTGATCGTCGAGAGCGCGCAAAAGACCGGCCTCGCAGCCGAAGCCGGTGTCGCCAAGACAGATGCACCGGACGAAGCCCTGCGCCGCATTGACGCCTGGCTCTGCGATCTCAAGGATTTCGCCATCAAGGACGGGCTGCATATCTATGGCCGCTCGCCTGGGGACGAACCTGACACGATACGCCGCCAAAGCGCCGAGGCCGAGAAGACAGCGTTGCTCGCGGCACTTGACGGCCGTCATATCAAGGCCGGTCCGGCGGGCGCGCCCGCGCGCGGCCGTTCCGATGTGCTGCCCACCGGCCGCAACCTGTTCACGTCAGACCCACGCACCATGCCGACACCAACGGCCTATGATCTGGGCCGAGCCGCGGCAGAGGAAGTCGTGCGCGCCTACATGCAGTCGCATGGCGACTGGCCGCGTTCACTGGTCATCGATCTCTGGGGCTCGGCGTCGCTGCGCACTGGCGGCGAGGAAATCGCGCAAGGCCTGGCGCTGATGGGCTGCCGTCCGCAATGGGATGCCGCGACCGGGCGCATCACCGGCATCGAGGTGCTGCCGCCTGCCGCCCTTGGCCGCCCGCGCGTCGATGTCACCTGGCGCATATCAGGCCTGTTCCGCGACATGTTCCCAACCCAGATCGCGCTGATCGACGCTGCCGCCAACGCCGTTGCCGCGCGCGACGAGGACGCTTCGGAAAATCCGCTCGCCGCCCGCACAAGAACGGACGGCAAGATCAGCCCACGCATTTTCGGCACATCGCCCGGCACCTACGGCGCGGGCGTCGAGGATCTGCTGTCCAGCGGCGACTGGGCCGCGCGCGAAGAGATTGGCCGCGCCTACCTTGACGCCACCTCACACGCCTATGGCGGCGCCGAAGGCGAAGGCATTTCCGCGCCGGGCGCTTTCGAAACCCGTATCGCCGAGGCCGACCTGCTCGTTCACACCGGCGACGACCCCGGCCGCGACATTCTGGAAGGTTCCGCCGATGTCGCCTTCATCGGCGGCTTTTCAGCCGCATTGGCGGCGCTCGGCAGGAATGCCGACGTCATTGTGCTGGACACCACGGATCCGCAGCAGCCCAAGCCGCGTTCGGTTGGCGAGGCGGTGTCGCGCGTCGTCCGCGCCCGCGCTGTCAATGCCCGCTTCATATCCGGCCAGATGCGTCATGGTCCGCGCGGCGCATCGGAATTCGCCGAGACGGTGGACCGCCTCGTCGGCTTCGCCGAGACCACCCATGCGATTTCAGGCGCGCTGATCGAGGCCGTGCACGACGCCTATCTCGGTGATCCCCTGGTGCGCGCCTTCATCCTGCGCGAGAACCCGGCTGCGGCAAAGGTTATCGCCGAGCGTTTCCTGTCGGCGCGCCGGCGGGGCCTCTGGCACCCCTTGCGCAATTCCATCGATGACGACCTTACCGCACTGATCGCCGAAGCCCAGGCCCTTGGGGTCGCGGCATGA
- a CDS encoding NADH-quinone oxidoreductase subunit C, with translation MPQSLSELSAYLSEKLTGRVSDAAIAYGELTVHVEPGDLVEVMTFLRDDAQCQFISIIDVCGADYPSRAKRFDVVYHLLSPKQNVRIRVKVKADEETMVPSVTGVFPGADWFERETYDLYGVLFSGHPDLRRLLTDYGFDGHPLRKDFPLTGFVEVRYDDEAKRVVYEPVELKQEFRNFDFLSPWEGTDYVLPGDEKAKTN, from the coding sequence ATGCCTCAATCCCTGAGCGAACTATCGGCCTACCTAAGTGAAAAGCTGACCGGTCGCGTCAGCGACGCGGCGATCGCCTATGGCGAGCTTACCGTCCATGTCGAACCGGGCGACCTGGTCGAGGTGATGACCTTTCTGCGCGACGATGCGCAGTGCCAGTTCATCTCGATCATCGATGTCTGCGGCGCCGATTATCCGTCTCGGGCCAAGCGTTTCGATGTTGTCTATCACCTGCTGTCGCCGAAGCAGAATGTCCGCATCCGCGTCAAGGTGAAGGCCGACGAGGAGACGATGGTGCCGTCGGTTACCGGCGTGTTCCCCGGCGCCGACTGGTTCGAGCGCGAAACCTACGATCTCTACGGCGTGCTGTTCTCCGGGCACCCCGATCTGCGCCGCCTTTTGACCGATTACGGTTTTGACGGCCATCCGCTGCGCAAGGATTTCCCGCTGACCGGTTTCGTCGAGGTGCGCTACGACGACGAGGCCAAGCGCGTCGTCTACGAGCCCGTGGAATTGAAGCAGGAATTCCGCAATTTCGACTTTTTGTCCCCGTGGGAGGGCACGGATTACGTGCTGCCGGGCGACGAAAAAGCCAAGACGAATTGA
- a CDS encoding DUF1636 family protein codes for MERDSGFPAETTDILPGQDDALAGVTIIVCASCRNETGSDAHPRAGELLADDTRRAAASESISVRSVECLGNCKRRLSAAILRDGCWSYVFGDLTETSGADLVSGAKLFATSSDGLIPWRGRPDSLKRGLVARIPPLDMLKD; via the coding sequence TTGGAACGCGACAGCGGTTTTCCGGCTGAAACAACGGATATTTTGCCTGGCCAGGATGATGCCTTGGCCGGCGTCACGATCATCGTCTGCGCTTCCTGCCGCAACGAGACCGGCTCCGACGCCCATCCCCGCGCCGGCGAATTGCTGGCCGACGACACGCGCCGCGCGGCAGCATCTGAAAGCATCAGCGTCCGCAGCGTCGAATGCCTCGGCAATTGCAAGCGCCGCCTCAGCGCCGCCATCCTGCGCGACGGCTGCTGGAGCTATGTCTTCGGTGACCTGACCGAGACAAGCGGCGCCGATCTCGTCAGCGGCGCAAAACTCTTTGCCACCTCTTCCGACGGCCTCATCCCATGGCGCGGCCGGCCTGATTCTCTCAAGCGCGGCCTTGTCGCCCGCATCCCTCCCCTCGACATGCTGAAGGACTGA